One stretch of Flavobacterium sp. 9 DNA includes these proteins:
- the trpB gene encoding tryptophan synthase subunit beta, translated as MNFNVNEKGYYGEFGGAYIPEMLYPNVEELRQNYLKITSEPDFKAEFDQLLKDYVGRPSPLYFAKRLSDKYNTKIYLKREDLNHTGAHKVNNTIGQILVAKRLGKKRIIAETGAGQHGVATATVCALMGLECIVYMGEIDIARQAPNVARMKMLGAEVRPALSGSRTLKDATNEAIRDWINNPVDTHYIIGSAIGPHPYPDMVTRFQSIISEEIKWQLKEKEGRENPDYVVACIGGGSNAAGTYYHFLHEPEVGIIAVEAAGKGVDSGHSAATSKLGKVGVIHGCKTLLMQTPDGQITEPYSISAGLDYPGVGPMHAHLAQTGRGEFFSVTDDDAMNAGLQLTKLEGIIPAIESAHAFAVLDQKKFKPTDIVVISLSGRGDKDLDNYIDYFKL; from the coding sequence ATGAATTTTAACGTTAACGAAAAAGGATATTACGGAGAATTTGGAGGAGCTTACATTCCTGAAATGTTATATCCAAATGTAGAAGAATTACGTCAAAACTATTTAAAAATAACAAGCGAACCAGATTTTAAAGCAGAATTTGACCAATTGTTAAAAGATTACGTTGGACGCCCAAGTCCGCTATATTTTGCAAAGCGTTTATCTGATAAATACAATACCAAAATCTACTTAAAAAGAGAAGATTTAAACCATACCGGAGCTCACAAAGTAAACAATACTATTGGGCAAATATTGGTAGCAAAACGTTTAGGTAAAAAACGAATTATTGCCGAAACCGGAGCTGGTCAACACGGTGTCGCAACTGCAACAGTTTGCGCACTTATGGGATTGGAATGTATCGTGTATATGGGCGAAATCGACATTGCGCGTCAGGCACCAAACGTAGCTCGTATGAAAATGTTGGGCGCTGAGGTTCGTCCCGCACTTTCGGGTTCAAGAACTTTAAAAGATGCTACAAACGAAGCAATTAGAGACTGGATTAATAATCCGGTTGATACACATTATATTATTGGATCTGCGATTGGACCGCATCCTTATCCGGATATGGTAACACGTTTTCAAAGCATAATTTCCGAAGAAATTAAATGGCAGTTAAAAGAAAAAGAAGGACGTGAAAATCCTGATTATGTTGTCGCTTGTATTGGTGGTGGAAGTAATGCTGCAGGAACTTATTACCACTTTTTGCACGAGCCAGAAGTTGGAATTATTGCCGTAGAAGCAGCCGGAAAAGGCGTTGATAGTGGTCATAGTGCAGCAACAAGTAAATTAGGAAAAGTTGGTGTTATTCACGGTTGTAAAACCCTTTTAATGCAAACTCCTGACGGACAAATTACAGAGCCATATTCGATTTCTGCAGGTTTAGATTATCCCGGAGTTGGACCAATGCATGCACATTTGGCGCAAACTGGTCGTGGCGAATTTTTCTCTGTGACTGATGATGATGCCATGAATGCAGGTTTACAATTGACAAAACTAGAAGGAATTATCCCGGCTATCGAAAGTGCGCATGCTTTTGCGGTTTTAGATCAAAAGAAATTTAAACCAACAGATATTGTGGTTATAAGTCTTTCTGGACGTGGCGATAAAGATTTAGACAATTATATTGATTATTTTAAATTGTAA
- a CDS encoding gamma-glutamylcyclotransferase family protein has product MEKLFSYGTLRSKQIQMQIFNKVLTGTPDQLLGYKLKSLQIEEEFGMADYVVAVPSADSSDPIHGVAFNISASDLAKVDIFESNAYKRVQVELKSGTVAWVYIENK; this is encoded by the coding sequence ATGGAAAAATTATTCTCTTACGGAACATTAAGGTCGAAACAAATTCAAATGCAGATTTTTAATAAAGTTCTAACCGGAACTCCTGATCAGCTATTGGGTTACAAACTAAAAAGTCTCCAAATCGAAGAAGAATTTGGAATGGCAGATTACGTTGTAGCGGTACCAAGCGCAGATTCTTCAGACCCAATTCACGGTGTTGCTTTTAATATTTCGGCTTCGGATTTAGCCAAAGTTGATATATTCGAATCTAATGCTTATAAAAGAGTTCAGGTCGAGTTGAAATCCGGAACAGTTGCCTGGGTTTATATAGAAAATAAATAA
- a CDS encoding carbon-nitrogen hydrolase family protein yields the protein MILAAAQTKPKRGDIEANLLDHYHFIDLAIQNGAQLIAFPELSITGYEREYAQKLAFKKDDSRLDHLKKLAVENNIIIVAGAPIQVDSELFIGEFIISPDNSVQIYTKQFLHEGEDEFFQSSFDYNPMLTIENQKISFAICADIDNPLHPENARKRETNIYIASIFFSPNGIPNAYRDLQSYAQKHEMNVLMSNFSGESWGSPSAGQSAFWNNKGELVAQMNDSDSGLLLIESQNDNWTSKIIID from the coding sequence ATGATTTTAGCAGCAGCACAAACAAAACCAAAACGTGGAGATATCGAAGCTAATTTATTAGATCATTATCATTTTATCGATTTGGCGATACAAAATGGAGCACAACTAATTGCATTTCCTGAATTGTCGATTACCGGTTATGAAAGAGAATATGCCCAAAAACTAGCTTTCAAAAAAGACGATTCAAGATTGGATCATTTAAAAAAACTAGCAGTAGAAAATAATATCATTATTGTTGCCGGCGCACCAATTCAAGTAGATTCAGAATTGTTTATTGGGGAATTTATAATTTCTCCTGATAATTCCGTTCAAATCTATACCAAGCAATTTTTGCATGAAGGTGAAGACGAGTTTTTCCAATCTTCATTCGATTATAATCCGATGTTGACAATTGAAAATCAAAAAATTTCGTTTGCCATTTGTGCTGATATTGACAATCCGTTGCATCCTGAAAATGCCCGCAAAAGAGAAACCAATATTTATATTGCCAGTATTTTCTTTTCACCAAACGGAATTCCGAATGCTTACAGAGATTTACAGAGTTATGCACAAAAACATGAAATGAATGTTTTGATGTCGAATTTCAGTGGTGAATCGTGGGGATCTCCTTCGGCAGGGCAAAGTGCTTTCTGGAATAACAAAGGCGAATTGGTTGCTCAAATGAATGATTCAGATTCCGGATTATTACTGATTGAAAGTCAAAATGATAATTGGACAAGTAAAATTATTATCGATTAG